The following DNA comes from Deltaproteobacteria bacterium.
CAGCTTGTTGCATATCTGGCTGTTCAATTTTAGTTACCCCTAACAATACGCTAGCTTCATCAAGATTGGGGGTAACTAAAGTTGCTTGTGGGATTAAGGCCTCGCGATAAGCACGAATAGCGTCATTATTTGCAAGAGCAGCGCCACTGGTTGAAATCATTACCGGGTCGATAACCCAGTAAGGTATGTTACTAATGCGATTTATAGCGGCGACTAATTCAACTACTGGGGCTGACCAGAGCATGCCGGTTTTTGCGGCGCGTACGTTAAAACCTTTAATGACCGTTTCGATTTGGGCGCGAATACTAGCAATGCTAACCGGATAAATATCATCCACAGTATCAAGATTTTGCGCCGTAATCGCAGTTATCGCAGTAGTGGCAAAAGTGCCAAGCTGCGAAAACACACGCAGGTCAGCTTGTATGCCAGCGCCGCCCCCAGAGTCAGAACCAGCAATAGATAATACCACGGGTCGGATTGATTGTGTGCTATTCACGTTGGGCTAACGCCAAGGTTCCTGGCTCGTTGATATAGCGTTTAACCAGAGCTGAAGTATCAAGAAAGTGAGCTTCAGTCACTTGTCATC
Coding sequences within:
- the thiD gene encoding bifunctional hydroxymethylpyrimidine kinase/phosphomethylpyrimidine kinase; amino-acid sequence: MNSTQSIRPVVLSIAGSDSGGGAGIQADLRVFSQLGTFATTAITAITAQNLDTVDDIYPVSIASIRAQIETVIKGFNVRAAKTGMLWSAPVVELVAAINRISNIPYWVIDPVMISTSGAALANNDAIRAYREALIPQATLVTPNLDEASVLLGVTKIEQPDMQQAALKLSEILNCAVLLKGGHLNGNPVDILAANDITASWTRYRILNVNTHGTGCMLSAAITAYLARDYELYDACAAALNFVANALANPWLLNDKLKLAGIEK